AACCTCCGGCCCGCCGGTTAACAGCCGGCTGCTCTGCCAACTGAGCTACCGGGGAATGCACCCCGATGGTACTGCCCCAGGGCGCGGGCGCCAAGGGGCTAGTAGTGGGCGAGGAGCCCGCGGTCCTTGGCTACCCCCTCGAACACGCGGAACACCGCGACCCCCACCGCCAAGTAGAACACCGCCGTCCCCACCAGGGCTAGGAGGTCCCCGAGGGGGAGGGTGGTCAGGGTCTCCCCGTCCACCACCACCCGCCCGAGGAGCCGGGTCCCCAGCGCAAGCGGGAGCGCCTTCCCCCACGGGGCGTCCGCGGGAAGGGCCACCAGGGCCACGAACACGAACTGCAGGACCTGGAAAAACGCCTGGATCCGCTTGTAGACGAGGGCCAGCCCCGCCATGACGAACCCGATCCCGTACACCGGGGCCACCGTGAGGAGGAGCAGGGGGAGCACGGTGCCCAGGGGGAGCCGGAGGAGCCGCCCCGTGGTGAGGGTCATGAGCCCCAGAAGCACCGCCACCCAAAGCAGGCTTACCAGGAACGACGCCACGATCCACGAGGCGCTCACGAACCGGAACCCCACCGGGCACATGTACAGCTGCTCCAGCGTCCCCTGCTGGGCCTCCCGCATCATCTCCCAGGACAGGTCGGAGTAGGCAATGATGGCAAACGTCCACACGAGGTAGCCCACCACCAGGCTCTCTAGCCCCTCCCCGAACAGGTCCACCCCCATCCCCTGGGCGTAGCGGGCCCCGGCGAAGAGGAGGAGGAACACGATGTACAGCGTGGCGAGGGCGGACAGGGTGTTGAATGGATAGCGCTTGTGCTCGATCAGAAACCGCATCAGCACGGCGAGAAACGTCCACAGGCGCCTCATCTCCCCTCCTTCTGCCCGTCGCGCACGATGCGCAGGAACACGTCCTCCAGGTCCGGCTCCACCCGGCTGACCCCGTCGAGGGCCACCCCTGCCTCCCGCAGGGCGTCCATGAGGTCGTAGACCTCCCTCTCTGGCGGGAGCTCCACCTCCAGACCCCGCTCCA
This Candidatus Acetothermia bacterium DNA region includes the following protein-coding sequences:
- a CDS encoding ABC transporter permease, producing MRRLWTFLAVLMRFLIEHKRYPFNTLSALATLYIVFLLLFAGARYAQGMGVDLFGEGLESLVVGYLVWTFAIIAYSDLSWEMMREAQQGTLEQLYMCPVGFRFVSASWIVASFLVSLLWVAVLLGLMTLTTGRLLRLPLGTVLPLLLLTVAPVYGIGFVMAGLALVYKRIQAFFQVLQFVFVALVALPADAPWGKALPLALGTRLLGRVVVDGETLTTLPLGDLLALVGTAVFYLAVGVAVFRVFEGVAKDRGLLAHY